The genomic interval CCAACTTTAGACCCGAACTACTCGTTATTAGTGATTTTGAAGAAACCCGGGACCTCCTCTTTAGCGCGCTGGCGAACAAGCCAACGCGCACCTTCCCTTTCCCAGGGGCGCtaattgggccggcccatttgtGGGGCTTGATGGCCTCTTTttttcccttttccctttttgttttcattttttattttgtattttttttaTTCTTCATTAGAATAATTCAGGATTAGAAAAGGTTTCAAAATTCCAAAAATGTGAATTTTGAAAAAATCATCAATTCAATTTTTTTGAAATGTTCACATATTTAAAATAGTTCAAAAGTTTAAAAAATGTTTGCGACTTCGAAAATTATTCACTAATTTTTTAAATGTTTGCATATTCAAAAACTGATCACGTTTAATAAAAAAATGTTGAGAAAAAGTGCCCGTGTActcaaaaaatgttcgtgaatCTGGAAAAAAATGTTCTTGATTTTTTAAAAAATGATTTTAAAAAGTGAAAAAAATCCCAAATTTCTAAAAGTTGTTCCCAAATTTTGAGAAAAATTCACCATTTCAAAAATGTTCACCGAttcaaaaaaatattcatgattttCGAAAGAAGGTTCATGAATTTGGAAAAAATACTCATGTTCAAAAATCTGTACATGAGTGACTTCAAAGATCTATACGTGAGTAACTTCAAAGCGTAACAAACGTGTTTGACAATTTTCATGCGAAAATGGGATAACAGTGCTTCATCGgtgaaaaataaaacaaaattaAATATAACATTCATAGGTAACAGTTGATGTTCAAATTCTTATTTTTTTGCACAAGTAAAAATGCAACAGTTTTCCATCTATAAATTCCAAGTTAGCATTTGGATGTGACTTTAAACACATCTAAATGTTTTTGGACTTTTTTTACATTCGAAAAAGCATTTTAGGCATGCAAGAGCATGTGCTCTCAGAGCCAGATTGGATTTCAGTTTAGACGCATACTAAATTTTTTGTTTGAGGGGTGAAACCAAGTTTATATTCATCAAATGCTACAACAGGTTTTGTATCCCACAAACTGTGGTTTTCGATGAATGAACAAAGTTCTTCATCCCTCAAAAAAAAAGTCTGGTAAATAAATGAAAACCAAAACCTGAACAAGCCCAACCACAGGGCCCAAAGTCCGTTAATTCCTCACTCCGCCGCCCCAGGCTCTGTCGGCGGCGGCGATTGGTCCATCTCTCGAGTTCCGATGTTAGGGGGTACCCTTGCGCTTCCCGTGACAGGCCGCTACTCGTCCCTAGCTACACATCCCCTCCGCCACAGCGGCCCTACTACGGCACCCATCgacctcctcctccgccgccgccccgcagcaCCCAGAAAGCTGGGCCTTCTCCTTTTCATTTCTTCTTCTATTTGCATCGCTACGATTCATTCACCGCATCTTTTGGGGTCTGTGCTTGAGTACAGGTCTGGGGCTCCTCGTACCAATCGGTCGTGCAACAAGGTATCTGCAGCAACTTCTTATACAATAATTTTCAGATTGTCGTGAAATCTGATGTCATATACATATAGCCTGGTCGATCACGGTAGCAGACAAAACATGAGCAGCAAAAATCATTTTACATATTTACATGGTCACAGTAGCAGACATGTACATGAGTGACTTGAAAGCACTTGACTTGTAATTGATCCATGTTATCTGCTTTGCTGGAGATCTATACATACATGAGTGGCCCAACAATTTCTGTCATTATGTCCATTTATCTGCTTTTGTTGGAGCTAGGAGCGTTTTTGAACATGCATGCTACCAATTTCGACTAGGATCTGACTGCAAATTGCCCAGTTTTTTTCAGTAGGCGCGCACACATTTTCATCACTCAAAGTCCACATGCCCAGGGTTTTTCTCCCATATATATTGTCCTTGTAAACTTAACACCAATCAGAAATAATAAATCAACCATCCTCAATGTATCATCTACCTCCAGACAGACCTGTAATGCTGTTCGCCACGGAGGGAGTCACTTCATCAAGAACCTGGTCGACATCAATAATGCTGAGATACCCAGGAGAGAACTCAGGCAAAGGTAAGTCCCCGTCGAGGTACCGCATGACGAGGCGCATTCCAGGTCTCGCCGCGGGTAAAGGGTGTGAGCACAACAACCCAAGTTTGAGCACCAGCTCCGCCTCGTTAGCGACATAGTCGACCAGTCTTGGATCCAAGCTGTCGACGATCAAACCAGCGCCGGAGCCGCTCGCCCACACGTCGTGCACCCACTGGACGAGCACCAAGAGCTCGCCACGGGCGTTGAGCCCCATCGGCCACCTCCCGCAGGCCACCTCCAGAATGAAAGCGCCAAAGGCGAACACATCTGTGGCCTTTGTCGCTTTACCGAACCTCATCAACTCGGGGGCGAGGTAGCCCCTCGTGCCGGCCACATGCGTGGTATGCGCATCGGCGCCGTGGTCGTGCAGCCTCGCAAGGCCGAAGTCACCCAGCCGGCCATTCATCTCCCCGTCGAGAAGGACGTTGCTGGCCTTGACGTCACGGTGTAAGATGACCTGCTCCCAGTCCTCGTGGAGGTACAGAAGCCCGGATGCAACACCTTTGATGATGTGAAGCCTCTGAGGCCAGGAGAGCACCGTGTGCCTATTGTGGGTGTGTAGGTACCTGTCCAGGCTGCCATTGGGCATGTACTCGTAGACCAGGAGAAGCTCGTCTTTGTGCCGGCAATAGCCGATCAAGCGAACGAGGTTCCGGTGTCGTAGGCGGCCAAGGATCATGATCTCCGCTGTGAATTGGGTCAGCCCCTGCCTTGACTCCGAGGAGATCCGTTTCACCGCCACCCGCACGCTGGAGCAGGCGAGGACCCCTCCGTAGACCCGCCCAAAGCCACCTTTCCCAAGGAGTTGCATGTCACGGAAGCCATTGGTTGCTCTACAGAGGTCCTTGTAAGCGAAGCGGCGGGGACCGAGCTCGGCCTCCCAGTCTTCATCCCACCGTGAGTTCCTGATCTTGCACCACCATCGAAGGAGAAGGCAAGCTGTTAAGCCTGCAAGAACAGCAAGCGAAGATGCTGCTGCAGGCAACCATTTGACGACCTTTCCCTTGTAGTAACTGGCTTCTTGTGTAGCATTAACTCGGAGCTGCTTTAATGGCAACGCCGAGTAATTAAGTGGTTTGGCCGGCCCAAGCATGTTGAAGCTCCACCCAAGAATTTGATGAGTCCCGCAACGCTTATCGCCCGTGGCAGCAGAGAAGCCGACATATGCCATGGTGGGAACCCCTGCCTTCGACTTGGAATCATCCCTCAGCAACGTGGCGAGGTCAACGGTGTAAGACAGCAGCGGCGAATAGGGCTTATACATGGGGACAAGAGCAAGCCTGATGTCGAGCTGCATTGACGCGCCGTCATAGTCCACCCAAACCTGCATCGGATTTCCGCTAGAAAGCCTCAATGGATCAAACGTTTGCACCTCAGAGTCCTCATAGTCCTCAACGTCGCCACTATAGTAGCCTGCTGTTGAAAAGAAGGTGGACGTCAGGTTGTTGAGATCAATCCCGACATGGTTGTCGTCTATATCTTTGAACTCCGGGTCGGTGACAGTGTCGAGCTCTATGGCAAAGAAACGGTTTGTGTCATCATAATAAGGATCGGAAAGGCCCAAGTATCGCCCTGGCAAGGCAGCAAGAGGCGGGGCCAAGGAGATGACGAACGCCATCCCTTCCCCGGAATGACCAGAGTTGTTTGGTGTGATGGTGAACACGAAAGTGGATGAGAAATACATGGCAACGCCATGGGAACGGACGAATGGAAGAGCTTCATGATGGAAGCCATGGCCCTGGATGTCATGGCTGCTCGTCGTTAGAGTGAGGACTCCATCTTGCGCAATGGAAGCCGCACCGTCGAGGCGGAGGGTGCTGCCGGGGTACATGGCAACGCCATGGGAACGGACGAATGGAAGAGCTTCATGATGGAAGCCATGGCCCTGGATGTCATGGCTGCTCGTCGTTAGAGTGAGGACTCCATCTTGCGCAATGGAAGCCGCACCGTCGAGGCGGAGGTTGCTGCCGGTGAACCCATTGTAGATGAACTCCCCGACGCCAGCAACAGCAACACCATCATCATGGAAAGAGACGATCAAGAGCACACACAACCAGATCAGACCTGGCATGGGTGATTTGCTGGATTTCTGAGTGGAGCTTCTTTCTCTGCCCCTTTGGTTGTGTGGGTATGGTGGGAGGAGTAAGGCAACTATTACTACTACTCATGGCCATGAACTGCCAACCGGGGTCAATGGTCTGTAGTCTTCGCCGCTAGTTTCAGTACATGTCGATGTCAGTTTGAATGAGTCCTACTGTCCACTGACGACGATCGATCGTCCTTACTGGAGCTGTAGACTAGTATCCGGTTTAATGACCTGCAAAACAGCAAAAACACAATTATTGCCTCACACAACAATCTCCCAATCTATATTCATTGTACTCCTACCTACTGCCATATGAGATACCGAGATATACTGCATGTCTGTATGAGCATGTGTTAGTGGACATGCAAGCCAGGGCTATCGCAACCATTTCAAAATTTCTACCACATAGTTCAGTAAACCACTGTAATTTGAAATCACAATATTATTGCTGCTAGCCAAGAATATATAGCAGAAGCAGAGTGACATATCATCGTGTAGGAGCAGTCATACCAGCTCCTTGCGGTGTAATTGGTCAGTCAATCATCCGAGCCACGAGCCTGGCCAATTCGGTTACAAGTTCTTCCAAAGTGGCCTCGATTCTACAGGTCTAGATCATGACCAATACAAGTTGCTGCTTCCAGAAGTACTCTAGAGAAACTAAGATGTGTGGATTATATTCTTTCCACATTGGCCACGGCACCGGGACAACGAGGCTTTCGCCACCTTTGTTGGCTGCATGTGGAACACAAGGTTAGGTTACAGTGAATGAGACATTGGTGCCCTACAGATCACGGCATGACAGGCTAGTCAAGAGACTGGTCATAGAAATCATAAATTCTTTCCTTGTCCCTAGCCATGAACTGGTCGTTTTGGCCTTTGACTGCTAACCGGAGTTAATGGTGACGCCAGTGGAGTAGTTCAGTGCATGTCGATATCCAGAGTCAATTGTAGACTCAATGCTGCTGCTTCAGTACTCCAGAGATATTAACGAGGCTCTGGCCATCCTTCTCTGTTGCACGGGAACCACAGAACCATGGTGAATAACGCATTTTCGTCGGTAAAATTTCCAGGTCTTGAGTAGATTCCAAGCAGCTGCTGAGCCCCTACAACAGATGAATAACTCAATTTTATTTCTCCCTTCAACACAAATCTGTTTGTAGCTATCATAGTTGAAATTAATAGCATGTTTCTACTAAACACCAAATCATGTGAAGAAAGCAGAGAAATGCGCCATATGAAAGCAAAACAAGTGCTTAGTAGCAACAAGTGCAATCTACTAAACACCAAATGTTTAGTATCAACAAGTGCGGTTTTTACTATCAATAATCCACTAGGTTAAAAAAGGCATGAACATCCTTTGTTGCTTCACATTTCCTACATAATACTTCAACTTTATCTGGAGTGGCCATCATGCAGATCTAACTGAATTTCCTTTTCGGTAGAAGAGGGCAAAAATGGACTATGAACACATTTTATGCAATAATACAGCTTATGTTTCAGCAGAATGACTCATTTTGTGCAGAGTGCTCAAATTAGTTTTTTAAACATTTTTTTCCTGCACAATGAGAGAGATCTGTTGTACAATAGTGTCCAGAGGGCAGAGGGGGTAGTGTCAAATGAATCAAGTTCTCAAGTGTAGAAAGATGGATCGGTTCCCTCAAAAGATGGAACAATATGGCTTTCAAACTGTTATGAAAATTTTAAAAGCTTAATAAATATGAATTTTTTTCTGTTGACAGCCAAATGTATAATGGTAAACAAATGAAGCCTTTTTTTGTTCCATTTGAAAGCTAGAGGGCTTTGCTATAATTCTTCCAATCAGCATATTTAGGAATTTGCGCTTGCAAAGCTGTGTGCAAGGGATGAAAGCATCATCATAATCACTGAGTGCAGCTACAGGAAGGGTGGGCTGCATTGCATTGCAGCCGAAGATCCAGCACTATGTTCTCTGAACTTTGGAACAATATCACACTAGTCAGATGGTTACAGCTATGGCATGCTTGTGTTAGAAACAGACTAATGCATGCAGCACTGTACTTCAAACAAAAGGCAGGTTGATCGTTGCAGTACACATGGTTTCTTCAACGACAGGCAGACAGGCTTCTGCTTATGCTCAAAACTGGTTTTTTCTCTTCTTTTTGATCAATGCAGTCAATCATAGATCATTGAACATTTCCAGCACACGAATCTACAGAGAAGTACTCTGATGTGGCACATCTCTGTCCGTGCCTCTTGGTGTTATCAACCATTTTTCCTTCCTCCATTACACACTGAAGAAAGAAAATGTGTTCAGTTCAGGTTGAGGAGAAACCAATGCAAGCAAGCCGCACAACATAAATGGCAACACCTTCGGATCTGAACAATTTGGGAACAATACTAAACTGCTGCAGAAAGCTTTGCCACCAGGAGGTACTCGACATCCTTCTCAATCTACAGGAAAATATGAGCTTCACAATCAAACTGTAAAAGCACACACCTACAGGTTTAATTCCACTTGCCAACAAGGAAGCTGCTCTACTCGCAGCAGTTTCAGCTGTCCAGTTCCTGCGATTTCAAGTATCTTCAGCACCAAATAGCTGAGTCAATGATGAGTACTCTGGCTCATATGAACCATTGCAAGGTAAGTATTGGACAAGCGGCAGCAAAGCAAAACTCGCTTTCAAGACAAGAAAGTAGGCATGCTTTTCAAACCGCAGCTGACAAGCACACTCAAACAAACACGTTTCGGTGATGCATGGCACTGAAACTATCATGGCTCAACAGAAGAGCTGCGGAGCACAAACAGCTAACAAGACCACGAAATCTGATTTGATACAATGCTAGTAAGCTGAAATTCCCTGGATCAGGTATTCAAAAGCATCTCGCTACATTATAGAGACTTGGCTAGAATAAGACACTGTAAGTTGTTTTAGGTAACATATAAACATTGCCGACAACATTTATGGAATGCGACAAATTCAGTGACAACTAACATCTGCAACAGCCCTTCCTCACCTGGGGAAAAAAAAGCACTAATCTGTTACTAACTTGATACAGATACAGATAAATTCTAACAGTAACATATAGGAGTATGTAACAGTGTATGAACAAGACATGTGTACAAACTCATGATCAGCACAGAAACATAAAGAAGAGCTATACAATACCCCTACCCCCACCCCCTAAAAAGGAAGAGCTATATCATATTGCTGACTATATCTCCTCGAAATACAGATGGCAACAAAGTAAATCTTCCAACCTTATAACATGAATTTGTGAGGTGATGGAGTTGAATGATGCAGCTGATGCTTGTAGTAACGAAATTGGCAACTAATATATATTGATTGCAACTTATAGATTATGAAACAGCTAAACCAAAGGGGAACTCTGAGGATACAACGTCTGCATATCATTTTGATCCAAAAGAGAGCAATTTTTTACTTAGCATCACTACCATTTTAAATTTTTTTCTGCGTTATTAGCATGTGTGAATCCCTATAGTCGAATGGACAGTAGTTTGAGGGTACATGCTACCCACACTAGCCATCAAATATTTCACAAAGTGAAAATCAAACATTTCAAATCTCACAAACTATATTCAGAAGATTCTTACCTGTTACCATTTCAGCACATTAGAACATCAAACCAAACAATCACCTTGTGTACCATGCATCATGTCAGCTCCATCAAATCCACCAGTAACGGATGTGCCTAGAAGCATAAGGCAATCATTTAATAAAGTTTCAACAAAAATACAAATGGATATGAGAAGGCAACAGTGAGTTACATATATGAATTGACAAATATAAGAAAAAGATGCACTCTTGTATTTACGTTTTACATAGTAAGAAATAAAACTATATATGTTGCTTTTTGCAAGGAATATTCATTTAAACAATATACATATACATAGCTATCTCATAATAAAGTTTAGCTTATAAGAAAGGAAGACATGGCCTAGCATTGATCTCATTTAACTCATCACTCCTCATTTCAAGAAGACAAAAGAGAAACATGCGAAAACTCATAAACACTACCGGCAAAAGTGATCTTGGGTATTCAAATTAAGTAAACAGAGCCTGCTTAGAGACAACAAATGCGGAAAAAAGGTGTCTTACATAAGTCACTTGCAGGATGGATACAACTACGTTGAATGATAACACAGAAGAAGGCCATAAGCTTGTCTGTCTAGGAAATGAATATGAAGCATGAAGACAAATATATTGAATGATAACATATATTAGCTATAAGTTTGTCTATGTAGCAAATGGACGGTAACTAAGTTTAAGCAGTTACACTTGAGAATCATGACAGGAGGTATTCGAACATGCATGTATAGAACACACCGAGATTAAGTTACTCCTACATTATGAGGACTAAGGATGAAAAATCACCTGGAGGATAGAAACTGTTGAAAGAATGATATCGAGTTAAATAGCTGTTTTCACAAAGTTTTTTAGACTTCATCGACTTAAGTTGAACCTTATATGCACCACGGCCCACAGATAGAAGTATTTCATCACTATCCTCAAGGGATCCCAATATGCGTCTTATAAGTGTCCTCTTTCCTTGAATATGTTTAGGGAGCCCAATAATCATAGGCATGTCAATTGTTTTCCATAGCACCCATGTGGCAACACCGTGAAAGTTGATATTCCTCTGCCACATTTGTAAGTGAGGGTAAGACAATATGGCGAACCCAATCGCGCCATCCCCAGCCTGGATGATGCAATGACTACTGTTGTTGGATTTTGTGGATTTCTCTTCTCTAGCCAGGAAGCTAAGGGGGGAAGCTAGGGATTTCTGGAAGAACCTTTTCTCCCGATTCATTCCTCTTTGTCTCAGTATATACAAACTACATTTACATTTTAACCCTTCTCACTTTACTATTTGCAACTAACTCCTCACAACACTCCCCCTCAAGATGGGGTGAAAATGTCTAAGAGCCCCATCTTGCCACACAACTTAAAGAAGGATACAACACTCACGCCCTTTGTTAATACATCCGCAAGTTGGTCTCCAGTTTTAACAAAACCTACTTGAAGTACTCCCTCATCAAGTTTCTCCTTAATAAAATGTCTATCA from Triticum urartu cultivar G1812 unplaced genomic scaffold, Tu2.1 TuUngrouped_contig_5448, whole genome shotgun sequence carries:
- the LOC125529239 gene encoding L-type lectin-domain containing receptor kinase SIT2-like, yielding MPGLIWLCVLLIVSFHDDGVAVAGVGEFIYNGFTGSNLRLDGAASIAQDGVLTLTTSSHDIQGHGFHHEALPFVPLPFVRSHGVAMYFSSTFVFTITPNNSGHSGEGMAFVISLAPPLAALPGRYLGLSDPYYDDTNRFFAIELDTVTDPEFKDIDDNHVGIDLNNLTSTFFSTAGYYSGDVEDYEDSEVQTFDPLRLSSGNPMQVWVDYDGASMQLDIRLALVPMYKPYSPLLSYTVDLATLLRDDSKSKAGVPTMAYVGFSAATGDKRCGTHQILGWSFNMLGPAKPLNYSALPLKQLRVNATQEASYYKGKVVKWLPAAASSLAVLAGLTACLLLRWWCKIRNSRWDEDWEAELGPRRFAYKDLCRATNGFRDMQLLGKGGFGRVYGGVLACSSVRVAVKRISSESRQGLTQFTAEIMILGRLRHRNLVRLIGYCRHKDELLLVYEYMPNGSLDRYLHTHNRHTVLSWPQRLHIIKGVASGLLYLHEDWEQVILHRDVKASNVLLDGEMNGRLGDFGLARLHDHGADAHTTHVAGTRGYLAPELMRFGKATKATDVFAFGAFILEVACGRWPMGLNARGELLVLVQWVHDVWASGSGAGLIVDSLDPRLVDYVANEAELVLKLGLLCSHPLPAARPGMRLVMRYLDGDLPLPEFSPGYLSIIDVDQVLDEVTPSVANSITGLSGGR